A stretch of Acropora muricata isolate sample 2 chromosome 7, ASM3666990v1, whole genome shotgun sequence DNA encodes these proteins:
- the LOC136923761 gene encoding acyl-CoA desaturase-like isoform X1: MDRKMAPSTETLTLTENAPSVTNRSEDERKRPELKIVWMNVYFMSVLHIMALYGIYLIPAASPRTWFWAWLCHFIGGLGITCGVHRLWAHRSYKATWPLRLLLMCFNCIAAQNDIFEWTRDHRVHHKYSETDADPHNATRGFFFAHVGWLLVKKHPDVIKKGKQLDLSDLYADKIIMFQRRHYKLLTLLFNVIMPVFVPWHFWNENFLNAFMICFALRYVVTLNATWCVNSLAHLLGSKPYDKSINPSENFSVVLMTGGEGFHNFHHTFPQDYATSELGMSLNPSKWIIDICAMLGLAYDLKTTSPDMVLKRRMRTGDMQHLTHHHD, translated from the exons GAAAATGGCACCATCCACTGAAACACTCACTTTAACAGAGAATGCCCCGTCAGTAACGAACCGTTCCGAAGATGAACGAAAACGACCCGAATTGAAGATTGTGTGGATGAATGTCTACTTCATGTCTGTGCTGCACATTATGGCATTGTATGGGATTTATCTCATACCTGCCGCAAGCCCGCGTACATGGTTCTGGGCCTGGCTTTGCCATTTTATAGGAGGACTAGGCATTACTTGCGGTGTTCACAGACTCTGGGCGCACCGGTCATACAAAGCTACATGGCCTCTCAGGTTATTACTAATGTGTTTTAATTGTATCGCGGCTCAAAATGACATCTTTGAATGGACAAGGGACCATCGCGTTCACCACAAGTATTCTGAAACTGACGCCGACCCACACAACGCAACGAGAGGGTTCTTCTTTGCACACGTTGGATGGCTTCTTGTCAAAAAGCACCCAGATGTCATTAAGAAAGGAAAACAGCTCGATCTCAGCGATTTGTACGCGGATAAAATCATCATGTTCCAGCGAAG ACACTACAAGCTCCTGACCCTGCTGTTTAATGTGATCATGCCTGTATTTGTGCCCTGGCATTTTTGGAATGAGAACTTCTTAAATGCATTCATGATTTGCTTTGCACTCCGTTACGTGGTTACTCTGAATGCAACCTGGTGTGTGAATAGTTTGGCTCATCTCTTGGGATCCAAACCTTATGACAAAAGCATCAACCCTTCTGAAAACTTTTCTGTTGTCCTTATGACTGGTGGTGAGGGATTCCACAACTTCCACCACACTTTCCCTCAGGACTATGCCACCAGTGAATTGGGCATGTCACTAAACCCCTCAAAGTGGATTATTGACATCTGTGCAATGCTCGGACTCGCGTACGACTTAAAAACCACATCCCCAGACATGGTGCTTAAGAGAAGAATGCGCACTGGTGACATGCAACACTTAACTCACCATCATGACTGA
- the LOC136923761 gene encoding acyl-CoA desaturase-like isoform X2: MAPSTETLTLTENAPSVTNRSEDERKRPELKIVWMNVYFMSVLHIMALYGIYLIPAASPRTWFWAWLCHFIGGLGITCGVHRLWAHRSYKATWPLRLLLMCFNCIAAQNDIFEWTRDHRVHHKYSETDADPHNATRGFFFAHVGWLLVKKHPDVIKKGKQLDLSDLYADKIIMFQRRHYKLLTLLFNVIMPVFVPWHFWNENFLNAFMICFALRYVVTLNATWCVNSLAHLLGSKPYDKSINPSENFSVVLMTGGEGFHNFHHTFPQDYATSELGMSLNPSKWIIDICAMLGLAYDLKTTSPDMVLKRRMRTGDMQHLTHHHD; encoded by the exons ATGGCACCATCCACTGAAACACTCACTTTAACAGAGAATGCCCCGTCAGTAACGAACCGTTCCGAAGATGAACGAAAACGACCCGAATTGAAGATTGTGTGGATGAATGTCTACTTCATGTCTGTGCTGCACATTATGGCATTGTATGGGATTTATCTCATACCTGCCGCAAGCCCGCGTACATGGTTCTGGGCCTGGCTTTGCCATTTTATAGGAGGACTAGGCATTACTTGCGGTGTTCACAGACTCTGGGCGCACCGGTCATACAAAGCTACATGGCCTCTCAGGTTATTACTAATGTGTTTTAATTGTATCGCGGCTCAAAATGACATCTTTGAATGGACAAGGGACCATCGCGTTCACCACAAGTATTCTGAAACTGACGCCGACCCACACAACGCAACGAGAGGGTTCTTCTTTGCACACGTTGGATGGCTTCTTGTCAAAAAGCACCCAGATGTCATTAAGAAAGGAAAACAGCTCGATCTCAGCGATTTGTACGCGGATAAAATCATCATGTTCCAGCGAAG ACACTACAAGCTCCTGACCCTGCTGTTTAATGTGATCATGCCTGTATTTGTGCCCTGGCATTTTTGGAATGAGAACTTCTTAAATGCATTCATGATTTGCTTTGCACTCCGTTACGTGGTTACTCTGAATGCAACCTGGTGTGTGAATAGTTTGGCTCATCTCTTGGGATCCAAACCTTATGACAAAAGCATCAACCCTTCTGAAAACTTTTCTGTTGTCCTTATGACTGGTGGTGAGGGATTCCACAACTTCCACCACACTTTCCCTCAGGACTATGCCACCAGTGAATTGGGCATGTCACTAAACCCCTCAAAGTGGATTATTGACATCTGTGCAATGCTCGGACTCGCGTACGACTTAAAAACCACATCCCCAGACATGGTGCTTAAGAGAAGAATGCGCACTGGTGACATGCAACACTTAACTCACCATCATGACTGA
- the LOC136923763 gene encoding acyl-CoA desaturase-like, protein MAPGNIENTLSRGMVESEKGSNNMRREIVWLNVFFISMLHIMGLYGLYLLPGANPRTWVWTYALHIFGGLGVTGGAHRLWCHRSYKAVWSLRCFLMIVNCIAGQNDIFEWVRDHRVHHKYSETDADPHNANRGFFFAHVGWLMMKKHPDVIKKGKQLDLSDLYADEIVMFQRRHYKLLNLLFNLILPTMIPWCIWNENLRNAFFISSALRYAFTLNAAWCVNSFAHMWGTRPYDESIASVESLTAVISSGGEGFHNFHHTFPQDYNTSEFFSLLNVTSMFINAWAWFGLAYDLKTVSKESVLKRRMRSGDLQRLKHQN, encoded by the exons ATGGCTCCAGGAAATATCGAAAATACTCTTTCACGAGGGATGGTGGAGTCAGAAAAAGGTTCGAACAACATGAGGCGAGAAATCGTATggttaaatgtttttttcatttcgatgCTTCATATCATGGGTTTATACGGACTTTATTTATTACCCGGGGCAAATCCAAGAACGTGGGTCTGGACTTATGCTCTTCATATTTTCGGAGGACTCGGTGTGACAGGCGGAGCCCATAGGCTTTGGTGCCACCGTTCATATAAAGCCGTTTGGTCTTTAAGATGTTTTTTAATGATCGTCAACTGTATCGCGGGTCAAAACGACATCTTTGAATGGGTACGGGATCATCGCGTCCACCACAAGTACTCGGAAACAGACGCCGACCCGCACAACGCAAACAGAGGGTTCTTCTTTGCGCACGTTGGATGGCTGATGATGAAAAAACACCCGGATGTAATCAAGAAAGGAAAACAGCTGGATCTAAGTGACTTGTACGCAGATGAAATTGTAATGTTCCAACGAAG acACTACAAGTTACTCAACCTTTTATTCAATTTGATTCTTCCTACAATGATTCCTTGGTGCATCTGGAATGAAAACTTGAGAAACGCTTTCTTCATATCCTCTGCATTACGCTACGCTTTTACCCTAAACGCTGCTTGGTGCGTGAATAGTTTTGCACACATGTGGGGTACGAGACCCTACGATGAATCCATAGCCTCAGTTGAAAGTCTGACAGCTGTAATATCAAGCGGAGGCGAAGGTTTTCATAACTTTCATCACACCTTTCCTCAGGATTATAACACAAGCGAATTTTTCTCACTTCTTAACGTGACCTCGATGTTTATCAATGCTTGGGCGTGGTTTGGATTGGCTTACGACTTGAAAACAGTTTCAAAAGAATCGGTATTGAAGAGGAGAATGCGTTCAGGGGATTTGCAGCGCTTAAAGCAtcaaaattaa